The following proteins come from a genomic window of Caloenas nicobarica isolate bCalNic1 chromosome 6, bCalNic1.hap1, whole genome shotgun sequence:
- the ORMDL1 gene encoding ORM1-like protein 1 has product MNVGVAHSEVNPNTRVMSSRGMWLTYALGVSMLHVVLLSIPFFSVPVAWTLTNVIHNLGMYVFLHAVKGTPFETPDQGKARLLTHWEQLDYGVQFTSSRKFFTISPIILYFLASFYTKYDPAHFILNTTSLLTVLIPKLPQLHGVRIFGINKY; this is encoded by the exons ATGAACGTAGGAGTTGCGCATAGCGAGGTAAATCCAAACACGCGGGTGATGAGCAGTCGGGGAATGTGGCTGACCTACGCGCTCGGAGTCAGCATGCTGCACGTTGTCTTGCTCAGCATTCCTTTCTTTAGTGTCCCTGTCGCTTGGACTTTAACAAATGTGATTCACAACCTG GGAATGTATGTGTTTTTGCACGCGGTAAAGGGAACTCCTTTTGAAACACCTGATCAGGGGAAAGCTAGGCTGCTAACACACTGGGAACAACTGGATTATGGAGTACAATTTACATCTTcaagaaaattcttcacaatCTCTCCTATAATTCT GTACTTCCTGGCGAGTTTCTACACCAAGTATGATCCAGCACACTTTATCCTCAACACAACCTCTCTCCTGACCGTACTTATCCCCAAGCTGCCGCAGTTGCATGGCGTTCGAATCTTTGGCATCAATAAATATTAA
- the OSGEPL1 gene encoding tRNA N6-adenosine threonylcarbamoyltransferase, mitochondrial isoform X1: MNSIAKSLLESVKHSRAAWLKSSSAHSVKQHLGKLVLGIETSCDDTGAAVVDDAGNILGEALHSQKKVHLQAGGIIPVVAQQLHRENIERVVKEALHVSGVSVRELAAIATTVKPGLALSLGVGLQYSLNLVKEHQKPFIPIHHMEAHALTIRLTHPVEFPFLVLLLSGGHCILAVAQGVSDFLLLGQSLDIAPGDMLDKVARRLSLRKHLECHSMAGGKAIEHLARSGNRHQHTFRLPMQQYRNCDFSFSGLQSLVNKAIIQKEKEEGIQEGEILSCVKDIAAAVQHAVAVHIIQRTYRAMLFCIKNSILPSKNATLVVSGGVASNQYIRKGLQTLADVNDFAFLCPPPRLCTDNGVMIAWNGIERLRAGLGVLHSTDGVRYEPKAPLGTDISKRVEEDSIKVPKLKKKIRWLAS; this comes from the exons ATGAACAGCATTGCCAAAAGCCTTCTGGAATCTGTGAAACACAGCCGAGCTGCGTGGCTGAAAAGCAGCTCGGCTCACTCTGTGAAACAGCATCTTGGGAAACTAGTTCTGGGAATAGAGACGAGCTGTGATGACACCGGCGCTGCTGTGGTGGATGACGCCGGCAACATTCTGGGAGAAGCGCTGCACTCTCAGAAGAAAGTCCACTTACA AGCAGGTGGAATAATTCCTGTGGTGGCACAGCAGCTTCACAGAGAAAACATTGAGCGAGTTGTAAAAGAGGCGCTTCACGTCAGTGGAGTTTCTGTACGTGAACTTGCAGCTATCGCAACTACAGTAAAGCCAGGACTTGCGCTAAGCCTGGGAGTGGGCCTGCAGTACAGCCTGAACCTGGTGAAGGAGCACCAGAAGCCGTTCATCCCCATCCATCACATGGAGGCTCATGCGCTGACCATCAGACTCACCCATCCCGTGGAATTTCCCTTCTTAGTTCTTTTACTCTCTGGAGGTCACTGCATCTTGGCAGTAGCACAAGGGGTTTCAGATTTCCTTCTGCTTGGACAGTCCCTAGATATAGCACCGGGGGACATGCTGGATAAG GTAGCCAGAAGACTGTCTTTAAGAAAGCACCTGGAGTGCCACAGCATGGCTGGTGGGAAGGCGATAGAGCACTTGGCTCGATCGGGGAACCGGCACCAGCACACGTTCAGACTTCCCATGCAACAGTATCGgaactgtgatttttctttttctggactTCAGAGCCTTGTCAATAAAGCCattatacaaaaagaaaaagaagaag GTATTCAAGAAGGTGAGATCCTATCCTGTGTTAAGGatattgctgctgctgtacaGCATGCGGTGGCTGTTCACATTATCCAGCGGACATACCGAGCTATGCTCTTCTGCATAAAAAATAGCATATTACCATCAAAAAATGCTACTTTG GTTGTATCAGGAGGAGTTGCAAGTAATCAGTATATACGAAAAGGTCTACAGACTTTGGCAGATGTaaatgattttgcttttctgtgtcctCCTCCAAGACTCTGCACTGATAATGGCGTTATGATTGCATG GAATGGCATTGAAAGGTTACGTGCAGGGCTTGGCGTTTTACACAGTACTGACGGCGTCCGCTATGAACCCAA AGCTCCCCTTGGAACTGATATTTCAAAAAGAGTGGAAGAAGATTCCATCAAGGTGCCAAAACTAAAAAAGAAGATACGATGGTTGGCATCTTAA
- the OSGEPL1 gene encoding tRNA N6-adenosine threonylcarbamoyltransferase, mitochondrial isoform X2, producing the protein MTPALLWWMTPATFWEKRCTLRRKSTYTGGIIPVVAQQLHRENIERVVKEALHVSGVSVRELAAIATTVKPGLALSLGVGLQYSLNLVKEHQKPFIPIHHMEAHALTIRLTHPVEFPFLVLLLSGGHCILAVAQGVSDFLLLGQSLDIAPGDMLDKVARRLSLRKHLECHSMAGGKAIEHLARSGNRHQHTFRLPMQQYRNCDFSFSGLQSLVNKAIIQKEKEEGIQEGEILSCVKDIAAAVQHAVAVHIIQRTYRAMLFCIKNSILPSKNATLVVSGGVASNQYIRKGLQTLADVNDFAFLCPPPRLCTDNGVMIAWNGIERLRAGLGVLHSTDGVRYEPKAPLGTDISKRVEEDSIKVPKLKKKIRWLAS; encoded by the exons ATGACACCGGCGCTGCTGTGGTGGATGACGCCGGCAACATTCTGGGAGAAGCGCTGCACTCTCAGAAGAAAGTCCACTTACA CAGGTGGAATAATTCCTGTGGTGGCACAGCAGCTTCACAGAGAAAACATTGAGCGAGTTGTAAAAGAGGCGCTTCACGTCAGTGGAGTTTCTGTACGTGAACTTGCAGCTATCGCAACTACAGTAAAGCCAGGACTTGCGCTAAGCCTGGGAGTGGGCCTGCAGTACAGCCTGAACCTGGTGAAGGAGCACCAGAAGCCGTTCATCCCCATCCATCACATGGAGGCTCATGCGCTGACCATCAGACTCACCCATCCCGTGGAATTTCCCTTCTTAGTTCTTTTACTCTCTGGAGGTCACTGCATCTTGGCAGTAGCACAAGGGGTTTCAGATTTCCTTCTGCTTGGACAGTCCCTAGATATAGCACCGGGGGACATGCTGGATAAG GTAGCCAGAAGACTGTCTTTAAGAAAGCACCTGGAGTGCCACAGCATGGCTGGTGGGAAGGCGATAGAGCACTTGGCTCGATCGGGGAACCGGCACCAGCACACGTTCAGACTTCCCATGCAACAGTATCGgaactgtgatttttctttttctggactTCAGAGCCTTGTCAATAAAGCCattatacaaaaagaaaaagaagaag GTATTCAAGAAGGTGAGATCCTATCCTGTGTTAAGGatattgctgctgctgtacaGCATGCGGTGGCTGTTCACATTATCCAGCGGACATACCGAGCTATGCTCTTCTGCATAAAAAATAGCATATTACCATCAAAAAATGCTACTTTG GTTGTATCAGGAGGAGTTGCAAGTAATCAGTATATACGAAAAGGTCTACAGACTTTGGCAGATGTaaatgattttgcttttctgtgtcctCCTCCAAGACTCTGCACTGATAATGGCGTTATGATTGCATG GAATGGCATTGAAAGGTTACGTGCAGGGCTTGGCGTTTTACACAGTACTGACGGCGTCCGCTATGAACCCAA AGCTCCCCTTGGAACTGATATTTCAAAAAGAGTGGAAGAAGATTCCATCAAGGTGCCAAAACTAAAAAAGAAGATACGATGGTTGGCATCTTAA
- the OSGEPL1 gene encoding tRNA N6-adenosine threonylcarbamoyltransferase, mitochondrial isoform X3 gives MTPATFWEKRCTLRRKSTYSGIIPVVAQQLHRENIERVVKEALHVSGVSVRELAAIATTVKPGLALSLGVGLQYSLNLVKEHQKPFIPIHHMEAHALTIRLTHPVEFPFLVLLLSGGHCILAVAQGVSDFLLLGQSLDIAPGDMLDKVARRLSLRKHLECHSMAGGKAIEHLARSGNRHQHTFRLPMQQYRNCDFSFSGLQSLVNKAIIQKEKEEGIQEGEILSCVKDIAAAVQHAVAVHIIQRTYRAMLFCIKNSILPSKNATLVVSGGVASNQYIRKGLQTLADVNDFAFLCPPPRLCTDNGVMIAWNGIERLRAGLGVLHSTDGVRYEPKAPLGTDISKRVEEDSIKVPKLKKKIRWLAS, from the exons ATGACGCCGGCAACATTCTGGGAGAAGCGCTGCACTCTCAGAAGAAAGTCCACTTACA GTGGAATAATTCCTGTGGTGGCACAGCAGCTTCACAGAGAAAACATTGAGCGAGTTGTAAAAGAGGCGCTTCACGTCAGTGGAGTTTCTGTACGTGAACTTGCAGCTATCGCAACTACAGTAAAGCCAGGACTTGCGCTAAGCCTGGGAGTGGGCCTGCAGTACAGCCTGAACCTGGTGAAGGAGCACCAGAAGCCGTTCATCCCCATCCATCACATGGAGGCTCATGCGCTGACCATCAGACTCACCCATCCCGTGGAATTTCCCTTCTTAGTTCTTTTACTCTCTGGAGGTCACTGCATCTTGGCAGTAGCACAAGGGGTTTCAGATTTCCTTCTGCTTGGACAGTCCCTAGATATAGCACCGGGGGACATGCTGGATAAG GTAGCCAGAAGACTGTCTTTAAGAAAGCACCTGGAGTGCCACAGCATGGCTGGTGGGAAGGCGATAGAGCACTTGGCTCGATCGGGGAACCGGCACCAGCACACGTTCAGACTTCCCATGCAACAGTATCGgaactgtgatttttctttttctggactTCAGAGCCTTGTCAATAAAGCCattatacaaaaagaaaaagaagaag GTATTCAAGAAGGTGAGATCCTATCCTGTGTTAAGGatattgctgctgctgtacaGCATGCGGTGGCTGTTCACATTATCCAGCGGACATACCGAGCTATGCTCTTCTGCATAAAAAATAGCATATTACCATCAAAAAATGCTACTTTG GTTGTATCAGGAGGAGTTGCAAGTAATCAGTATATACGAAAAGGTCTACAGACTTTGGCAGATGTaaatgattttgcttttctgtgtcctCCTCCAAGACTCTGCACTGATAATGGCGTTATGATTGCATG GAATGGCATTGAAAGGTTACGTGCAGGGCTTGGCGTTTTACACAGTACTGACGGCGTCCGCTATGAACCCAA AGCTCCCCTTGGAACTGATATTTCAAAAAGAGTGGAAGAAGATTCCATCAAGGTGCCAAAACTAAAAAAGAAGATACGATGGTTGGCATCTTAA
- the ASNSD1 gene encoding asparagine synthetase domain-containing protein 1 yields MCGICCIVTLCSQQAIHDFFNEDILCCLRRRGPDSSQQLIKTASDLSYECLFSGHVLRLRGLMTPQPLEDANNNIFLWNGEIFDGVHVGDLENDTAVMFHHLALCSSEADILSLFSSLRGPWSFIYFQASRHSLWFGRDYFGRRSLLWQFNNEVDSAFCLTSLSVYSEPGKQWQEVPASGIFKIDLKACATSKSLSLTLFPWKHSCTERAVEEIFIEVLDQVSKDLPNHVPLVMNQSKLCLRTPVIPLNKTIAEASGECPGTNINNVTHMVSVETLQGFLAEESKKTTVHRFIDVLNEAVKRRVLSLFRDEDQKTREVPSMSDRKAHVAVLFSGGIDSMVIAALADKHVPVGEPIDLLNVAFMLKEQAKQKGTSKEHANQEVQLDLLYPQESCKDLDAKTVAHLSCFAVPDRITGRAGLKELEAINPSRTWNFVEINVTRDELKKMRQRRIKHLIYPLDTVLDDSIGCAIWFASRGEGFINNWGELKPYKSPAKVVLTGIGADEQLAGYSRHRVCFKKYGLEGLNKELEMELDRISSRNLGRDDRIIGDHGKEARFPFLDEDVVSFLNSLPISEKADLTLPRGIGEKLILRLAAKELGLTASTILPKRAVQFGSRIAKLESNSEKASDTCSRLKLLSVDE; encoded by the exons ATGTGTGGTATTTGTTGTATTGTTACTTTGTGTAGCCAGCAAGCTATTCATGATTTCTTTAATGAAGACATACTCTGCTGTCTTAGAAGAAGAGGACCAGACAGTAGCCAACAGTTGATAAAAACTGCGTCTGATCTCTCTTACGAGTGTCTGTTTTCTGGCCATGTACTTCGCTTGAGGGGACTGATGACTCCTCAGCCTCTGGAAGATGCcaataacaatatttttctttggaatgGAGAAATTTTCGATGGAGTGCATGTAGGAGATCTAGAGAATGACACTGCAGTAATGTTTCATCATCTTGCATTATGCAGTAGTGAAGCAGACATTTTGTCACTCTTTTCATCACTTCGGGGTCCGTggtcttttatttattttcaagcatCTAGACACAGTTTATGGTTTGGTAGAGATTATTTTGGTCGTCGTAGTTTGCTTTGGCAATTCAATAATGAGGTTGACAGTGCTTTCTGTCTCACATCTCTAAGTGTTTATTCCGAACCAGGTAAACAATGGCAAGAAGTCCCAGCATCTGGAATTTTCAAAATTGATCTCAAAGCTTGTGCAACAAGTAAATCTTTGTCTTTAACATTGTTTCCATGGAAGCACAGCTGCACAGAGAGAGCAGTAGAAGAAATATTCATTGAAGTCCTGGACCAAGTTTCGAAAGACTTACCGAACCACGTACCTCTTGTGATGAATCAATCAAAACTATGTCTCAGAACACCAGTTATCCCCTTAAACAAAACAATTGCTGAAGCTTCAGGTGAATGTCCAGGCACTAATATTAACAATGTTACCCATATGGTTTCTGTAGAAACCCTTCAAGGATTTCTTGCAGAAGAATCCAAGAAAACAACAGTCCATCGGTTTATTGATGTTTTAAATGAAGCGGTGAAGAGACGAGTTTTATCTCTCTTTAGAGATGAAGATCAGAAAACGAGAGAAGTTCCAAGCATGTCTGACAGGAAAGCACACGTTGCAGTGCTCTTTTCTGGTGGCATTGATTCGATGGTTATTGCAGCTCTTGCTGATAAACATGTGCCTGTAGGGGAACCAATTGATCTTCTCAATGTAGCTTTCATGTTAAAAGAACAAGCTAAGCAAAAGGGTACCAGTAAAGAACATGCCAACCAGGAAGTACAGCTGGATTTGCTTTATCCTCAAGAAAGTTGTAAAGATCTTGATGCTAAAACTGTTGCTCATTTATCTTGCTTTGCTGTTCCTGACAGAATCACTGGTAGGGCAGGACTGAAAGAATTAGAAGCCATTAACCCTTCAAGAACTTGGAACTTTGTGGAAATTAATGTTACACGagatgaactgaaaaaaatgagacaaCGACGCATTAAGCACTTAATTTATCCACTGGATACAGTCTTGGATGACAGCATTGGCTGTGCAATTTGGTTTGCTTCCAGAGGAGAAGGTTTTATTAATAACTGGGGAGAACTGAAACCATATAAAAGTCCTGCAAAG gTTGTGCTTACAGGAATTGGAGCAGATGAACAGCTTGCTGGATATTCTCGACATCGTGTTTGCTTCAAAAAATATGGCTTAGAAGGGCTGAATAAAGAACTTGAAATGGAGTTGGATCGCATTTCTTCTAGAAATCTTGGTAGAGATGACAGAATTATTGGTGATCACGGAAAAGAAGCCAG GTTTCCTTTTCTTGACGAAGATGTTGTTTCATTCCTCAATTCTCTGCCCATCTCAGAAAAAGCTGACTTGACTTTACCTCGAGGAATTGGTGAGAAATTGATTCTTCGTCTTGCAGCCAAGGAGCTTGGCCTTACAGCCTCGACCATTTTGCCAAAAAGGGCTGTACAGTTTGGATCTCGGATTGCAAAACTGGAGAGCAACAGTGAAAAAGCATCTGACACATGCAGCAGACTGAAGTTACTTTCAGTAGATGAATGA
- the ASDURF gene encoding ASNSD1 upstream open reading frame protein: MSGRPPRQEEGDSAKLRHKEELSRRIKEQKVVVDELSNLKKNRKVYRQQPNSNIFFLVDRTETLSQCKNTLDELKKAHQEMENSEKTKIKK; encoded by the exons ATGTCGGGCCGGCCGCCgcggcaggaggagggggacaGCGCGAAGCTGCGCCACAAGGAGGAGCTGAGCCGGAGG ATTAAAGAGCAGAAGGTTGTAGTTGATGAGCTTTCTAATTTGAAGAAGAACCGG aaagttTATAGACAGCAGCCCAATAGCAACATATTCTTCCTTGTAGACCGAACCGAAACACTATCTCAATGCAAAA atACTTTAGATGAATTAAAGAAGGCACATCAGGAGatggaaaattcagaaaagactaaaataaagaaatag